From the genome of Watersipora subatra chromosome 9, tzWatSuba1.1, whole genome shotgun sequence:
GGACTTTCAAAAAATGAGCCGTCATAATAATTTTCAAACTATTTCTAAACTCAAGTGGTGTTGGAGCCGGAGCCTTGATCCTAACTGAGCTAAATAGATTCTCAAGACAATCTTGAGTGAATCTTGAAGTGAGAAGGAAGTTGTGAGACGGGAGTAATCCCTCACACATGTCAAGTATAGATGCTGTGGACAGAATCACACCAGTCTGCACGGGTTTCCAATCACTTGCACCTACCTTCAAACCTTGAATAACTACAATGAACTTTTTAAGTGACTCTACAGCTAAGTTGTACGCCTCCATATTATTGCTAGATATAGCCATTACTGGTTGCCTACTCGACACATAGTCAAACCACTTGTTACATTTTTCTATGAACCATGCTGTTGACTCACACTCCTCTACCTCACCTTCTACATAGAGAACATTAAGCTCAGAGTCTGGGCTCTTTGAATATTCAACCATGAGTTTCAATGCACAAGATACACTATGACTGAAGAACTTCAATGCATTGTACACTTCCATTTTTTCAAAGTGACTAGGCTTTAGAGCAGATTCAGAAAGGTTAGGAGCAAACCTCACCCCGTTGTTGCATTGGTAATTAATCAACCTTTTTACCTCATAGAGACACAATCAGAAGGCAAATTCTACTTCTGAACAATATCTGAAGGAGACTTGAATGATCCATAACTGAGCAAAAATACTTTCAGGTTTTTGGTAAGATGCGGAACATCTGCATGAAAATATAGATGTTTGCTAGCATCACTAGGATGCGTAACACTTGTGCAAGGTTTACAAAACTTGTTAACAATAATACCAAAGGCCGCTCATATAGCTCGAATAGAGGGACCCATATATGAGGTAACAGATACCACATGTAACCCAATGCTCTCAGCATGGCTAATAATGTCCAAGATGATCGGCTTGTAAACAGCTCCTCGCACAGAATCACCTGTAAAGTAGTAAGCTACTACCTGTTTCCACCTTCTTGCCAGCCCTGCAAACATAGCAATAGTTGTTTAATAAACTTTACTAAACTAATCAATTTGTAACATGTCTAAAATAACAAGAATAAAAGCGTGATTGCTAACATTTCAGACTTGGTTCAACAAAAACTTAGCCTTCCAATCATCATAAAAAAATTAGGTTCAGATGAGGCTGAGTGAACTAACAGCCCTTAACTTCCACAATAACAACTGAAAtcctaatatatataatagaatatatcctatatatataatagaacaGTACAATCAAagtgataattataataaatatcgtATATTACTTTGAGTACAATAAGTGGAACTAAGATGGCAACCATACGGTCACGTGATCAACTTTTTGCGTTAATAGCATGGCATAACTCTTACACTCAATGGCTCTGCATCAAGTCGATGACGCTTCATAAAAAGATTATTTGTCGAAATTGAAACCTCTCGTCGAAAAGTATAGCTTTGGTCGAGAATTTAGGCTATTGGTCAAAAACTCAGGTGGTTTAGTCGAAACTAGTGATATTGGACAAAATTTTTGCATTGAATTTCGCTTTTAACCAGTTGTCTGTATTTATGTTAGGAAGATGGTCGAGCATTGGCCGATATCAATATCGATATAGCATtggctgattattttactgtgTTCACCAATCTAGAGCATGAGAATACTATTCTGATATATATTAAATAGTATTGCGTTGGTATCTACAGACGTTACCTGCTTTGTATATGTCTTATGCATGTTCTTAACTAGATCAAAACTTTGTGAAGTAGTCTGTAAAGgtttctatttttttatttgtgtaatagccAAGGAAGAATCCACAAGAGAAAGAGCAGTGAACTGTTTCGCGACAACTGGAGATTGTGAAGCTACCAACTGGAATGGCAAGGAGCTTACAAAAAACTCTGTGAAATTTCCTGCTGTCTCATTAGGTACCCAGGTGatgtattataaaattaattactTGAAGCGCTATAAAACACACTATACTAGTTATGGTGTTTTTAATATAGTTCCAGCCGATGATTATGAGTATCGTCGACAGAAACATATATCTGGAGTGTATGATGGTATTCAGATGGTAAATGAGACCATTTTATATTGTCTTAAAGA
Proteins encoded in this window:
- the LOC137404098 gene encoding uncharacterized protein is translated as MVSFHCYRQWFLLANKKPPKEESTRERAVNCFATTGDCEATNWNGKELTKNSVKFPAVSLVPADDYEYRRQKHISGVYDGIQMVNETILYCLKESNADYQVISRQLIRLSPAVPEAYESWCKKLTPEDDNSRPSPVYYGMEKSITHS